The Parus major isolate Abel chromosome Z, Parus_major1.1, whole genome shotgun sequence genome has a window encoding:
- the RIC1 gene encoding RAB6A-GEF complex partner protein 1 isoform X1: MYFLSGWPKRLLFPLESQEQPLHIQTDPQRAFFAVLFPSQLSIWYCRPSVLIVSYKELSKAASQFGPYKQAEWRPNSTMIAVSTANGYILFFEIPSARDKYLYEPIYPKGSPHLKGTPHYKEEQCAPSLNLEMKKVLDLQASITSLQSMLEDLLVATADGFLHLIHWDGMTNGRKAINLCTVPFSVDLQSSRAGSLLGFEDVYIRDMEYCATLDGFAVVFNDGRVGFITPMSSRFTAEQLHGVWAQDVVDGTCVAVNNKYRLMAFGCANGSVQVYTIDTTTGAMQFSHKLELTPKQYPDIWNKTGPVKLIRWSPDSCVVMVTWECGGLSLWSVFGAQLICTLGGDFAYQSDGAKKDPLKISSMTWGSEGYHLWVIDGNSSNMKPERNANNEAQQFGILQFQFIKSALTVNPCMSNQEQVLLQGEDRLYLNCGDAAQTQSPRNTSAHSEHNHSRERGPFSDGSLDSQGLSTLLGHRHWHVVQIHSTYLESNWPIRFSAIDKLGQNVAVVGKFGFAHYSLLTKKWKLFGNITQEQTMMVTGGLAWWNDFIVLACYNLNDHQEELRIYLRTSNLDNAFAHITKVQANTLLLSVFRDIVILFRADCSICLYSIERRSDGLNPTASIQILQEVSMSRYIPHPFLVVSVTLTSVRTETGITLKMPQQACEAESIMLNLAGQLIMLQRDRSGPQIRDKDNNPNQRKHLPFCAPVVLAQSVENVWTTCRINKQKRHLLEALWLSCGGAGMKVWLPLFPRDHRKPHSFLSRRIMLPFHINIYPLAVLFEDALVLGAVNDTVLYDCLYTQSSAREHLEVLFPFSIVERTSQIYLHHILRQLLVRNLGEQALLLAHSCATLPYFPHVLELMLHEVLEEEATSREPIPDPLLPTVAKFITEFPLFLQTVVHCARKTEYALWNYLFAAVGNPKDLFEECLMAQDLDTAASYLIILQNMEVPAVSRQHATLLFNTALEQGKWDLCRHMIRFLKAIGSGETETPPATPTTQEPSSSGGFEFFRHRSISLSQSAENLHSKFNLTKTLSMPSGPSGKRWSKDSDCAENMYIDMMLWRHARRLLEEIKLKDLGCFAAQLGFELIGWLCKERARAARVEDFVCALKKLHKDFLWPFPVIPASSINSPFKNGKYKTAVGEQLLKSQSADTFVNMEMDTGVSNTPRSRSWLGTISSSQREIDTVSSHGPHMQDAFLSPLLSKGDECSIGSATDLTETSSMVDGDWTMVDENFSSLSLSQSELEQLSLELASKGPHKSQVQLRYLLHIFMEAGCLDWCVVIGLILRESSVINQVFSIMQSSDTDGEVYQNIKTGLDAVDKWASTDCPGYKPFLTIIKPQIQKLNEIVEEQVQPEAFQPVNPSKVPEQVNPRAEESRNSSSHGTNPQSDAGSSSASRHEEDKAKTEDEDSFQESSYDCVVS, from the exons AGGAAGCCCACATCTGAAGGGAACCCCACATTACAAGGAAGAACAATGTGCTCCTTCATTAAATCTAGAAATGAAGAAAGTACTGGACTTGCAAGCCTCTATCACAAG CTTGCAGTCCATGTTAGAAGATCTACTTGTGGCTACTGCTGATGGATTTCTCCATCTCATTCACTGGGATGGTATGACCAATGGAAGGAAGGCCATCAACCTTTGTACAGTTCCATTTTCTGTAGATCTGCAGTCTTCTCGAG CAGGTTCACTTTTGGGATTTGAAGATGTTTACATCAGAGATATGGAATACTGTGCCACACTTGATggctttgctgttgtttttaatgATGGCAGAGTTGGTTTCATTACACCGATGTCAAGCAGATTCACTGCTGAG CAGCTCCATGGTGTTTGGGCACAAGATGTAGTTGATGGAACTTGTGTGGCAGTGAATAACAAGTACAGGCTAATGGCGTTTGGATGTGCCAA TGGCTCTGTGCAGGTTTATACGATAGATACCACCACTGGCGCCATGCAGTTTTCTCATAAATTGGAACTGACACCAAAACAATATCCTG ATATTTGGAATAAAACAGGACCCGTTAAACTAATTAGATGGTCACCTGATAGCTGTGTTGTGATGGTGACCTGGGAATGTGGAGGTTTGTCCTTATGGAGTGTTTTTGGTGCTCAGCTTATCTGTACTTTAGGAGGTGATTTTGC GTATCAATCTGATGGTGCCAAAAAGGACCCTCTAAAAATCAGTTCCATG accTGGGGATCAGAAGGGTATCATCTCTGGGTTATTGATGGGAATTCTTCAAACATGAAacctgaaagaaatgcaaataatgaAGCCCAACAGTTTGGTATTCTGCAGTTTCAGTTCATCAAGAGTGCGCTCACTGTTAATCCTTGTATG AGTAACCAGGAGCAAGTCCTCCTTCAAGGAGAAGATCGCTTGTATTTGAACTGTGGAGATGCAGCACAGACTCAGAGTCCCAGAAATACTTCGGCACACTCTGAACATAaccacagcagggaaagaggcCCATTTTCAGATGGCAGTTTAGATTCTCAGGGTTTAAGCACTTTACTAGGACACAGGCATTGGCATGTTGTACAG attcATAGTACATATCTAGAGAGCAACTGGCCTATACGG ttttcagcTATTGACAAGCTTGGACAGAATGTAGCTGTTGTTGGCAAGTTTGGTTTTGCACATTATTCTTTACTCACCAAAAAATGGAAGCTGTTTGGAAATATTACCCAG gagcAAACTATGATGGTAACAGGTGGCTTAGCATGGTGGAATGACTTCATTGTTCTTGCATGTTATAATTTAAATGATCACCAGGAAGAG CTGAGAATCTACCTGCGAACATCTAACCTTGACAATGCATTTGCTCACATCACCAAAGTGCAAGCAAACACGTTACTGCTGAGTGTCTTCCGGGACATTGTGATACTGTTCAGAGCAGATTGTTCCATTTGCCTTTACAGTATTGAGAGGAGGTCTGACGG tcttaATCCTACTGCCAGTATCCAAATTCTTCAAGAAGTGTCCATGTCTCGGTACATTCCTCATCCTTTTCTTGTAGTGTCTGTTACGTTGACATCAGTGAGAACAGAGACTGGCATCACCTTGAAGATGCCTCAGCAG GCTTGTGAAGCTGAAAGTATTATGCTTAACTTAGCAGGACAACTCATCATGTTGCAAAGGGATCGATCTGGACCCCAGATACGAGATAAAGATAATAATCCTAATCAAAGAAAGCAT CTGCCCTTTTGTGCTCCAGTTGTCCTAGCCCAGTCTGTTGAAAATGTATGGACTACTTGCAGGATTAACAAACAGAAACGCCACTTACTGGAGGCTCTGTGGCTCAGCTGTGGTGGGGCAGGTATGAAAGTCTGGCTTCCCCTGTTTCCCAGAGATCATCGAAAACCGCATTCCTTTCTATCAAGACGGATCATGCTGCCTTTCCACATCAACATATACCCTCTGGCAGTTTTGTTTGAAGATGCCTTGGTTCTTGGTGCTGTTAATGACACTGTGCTCTATGACTGTTTATACACTCAAAGCAGTGCTAGAGAACACTTAGAggttctctttcctttctccattgTTGAGAGAACCTCTCAGATCTACCTCCATCACATTTTACGCCAGCTCTTGGTTAGGAACCTCGGTGAACAAGCCTTGCTTTTGGCCCACTCCTGTGCCACATTACCATACTTTCCTCATGTACTAGAACTGATGCTTCATGAAGTGCTGGAAGAAGAAGCTACCTCGCGGGAGCCCATTCCCGACCCTCTCCTTCCCACTGTGGCGAAGTTCATTACAGAATTCCCCCTCTTCCTGCAGACAGTTGTTCATTGTGCTAGGAAGACAGAATATGCCCTGTGGAATTacctttttgctgctgttggaaaCCCGAAGGACTTATTTGAAGAGTGCTTAATGGCCCAGGACTTGGACACAGCTGCCTCTTACCTTATTATCCTACAG AATATGGAGGTTCCAGCAGTTAGCAGACAACATGCTACTCTCCTATTTAATACTGCCTTAGAGCAGGGAAAGTGGGATCTCTGTCGTCATATGATTCGATTTCTTAAAGCCATTGGCTCTGGAGAGACAGAAACACCCCCAGCTACACCAACAACTCAG gaaCCTAGTTCAAGTGGTGGCTTTGAATTCTTCAGGCATCGCAGCATTAGTTTGTCCCAATCAGCAGAGAATCTCCATAGCAAATTTAATTTGACAAAAACACTGAGTATGCCCTCTGGCCCATCTGGAAAAAG GTGGAGTAAAGACAGTGACTGTGCTGAGAACATGTACATTGACATGATGCTCTGGCGGCATGCTCGGCGTCTGCTGGAGGAAATCAAGCTGAAAGACCTTGGCTGCTttgctgcacagctgggcttTGAGCTGATCGGCTGGTTGTGCAAGGAGCGAGCCAGAGCTGCCCGCGTGGAGGATTTTGTGTGTGCTTTGAAAAAGCTACACAAGGATTTCCTCTGGCCATTTCCAGTTATACCAGCTTCATCTATTAATTCACCTTTCAAGAATGGAAAGTACAAGACAG cTGTGGGGGAACAACTACTAAAATCTCAGTCTGCAGACACCTTTGTAAACATGGAAATGGACACAGGGGTTTCAAACACACCTCGCAGTCGCAGCTGGCTCGGTACTATCAGCTCTTCTCAGAGAGAGATTGATACTGTTTCATCCCATGGGCCACACATGCAAGATGCattcctttctcctttgctAAGTAAAG GTGATGAATGCAGCATTGGTTCAGCAACGGACCTGACTGAAACAAGTTCTATGGTGGATGGAGACTGGACAATGGTGGATGAAAACTTCTCCAGTCTAAGTTTAAGTCAGTCAGAGCTTGAGCAGCTCTCTCTAGAGCTGGCCAGTAAAGGGCCACACAAGTCACAGGTGCAGCTGCG GTACTTGCTACATATCTTCATGGAAGCAGGATGTCTGGATTGGTGTGTTGTCATAGGCCTTATTCTCAGAGAATCTTCAGTTATCAACCAGGTTTTCAGTATCATGCAGTCCTCTGATACTGATGGAGAAGTCTATCAGAATATCAAGACTGGCCTGGATGCTGTTGACAAGTGGGCTTCTACAGATTG CCCTGGGTATAAGCCATTTCTAACTATCATCAAACCACAAATCCAGAAACTAAATGAAATAGTAGAAGAGCAAGTACAACCTGAAGCGTTTCAGCCAGTGAATCCTTCTAAGGTTCCCGAACAAGTGAACCCAAGAGCTGAGGAAAGCAGGAATTCATCTAGCCATGGCACTAATCCTCAGAGcgatgctggcagcagcagtgcaagcAGACATGAAGAGGACAAGGCTAAGACAGAGGATGAAGATTCATTCCAAGAAAGCAGTTATGACTGTGTTGTGTCTTAA
- the RIC1 gene encoding RAB6A-GEF complex partner protein 1 isoform X6, with protein sequence MYFLSGWPKRLLFPLESQEQPLHIQTDPQRAFFAVLFPSQLSIWYCRPSVLIVSYKELSKAASQFGPYKQAEWRPNSTMIAVSTANGYILFFEIPSARDKYLYEPIYPKGSPHLKGTPHYKEEQCAPSLNLEMKKVLDLQASITSLQSMLEDLLVATADGFLHLIHWDGMTNGRKAINLCTVPFSVDLQSSRAGSLLGFEDVYIRDMEYCATLDGFAVVFNDGRVGFITPMSSRFTAEQLHGVWAQDVVDGTCVAVNNKYRLMAFGCAKYQSDGAKKDPLKISSMTWGSEGYHLWVIDGNSSNMKPERNANNEAQQFGILQFQFIKSALTVNPCMSNQEQVLLQGEDRLYLNCGDAAQTQSPRNTSAHSEHNHSRERGPFSDGSLDSQGLSTLLGHRHWHVVQIHSTYLESNWPIRFSAIDKLGQNVAVVGKFGFAHYSLLTKKWKLFGNITQEQTMMVTGGLAWWNDFIVLACYNLNDHQEELRIYLRTSNLDNAFAHITKVQANTLLLSVFRDIVILFRADCSICLYSIERRSDGLNPTASIQILQEVSMSRYIPHPFLVVSVTLTSVRTETGITLKMPQQACEAESIMLNLAGQLIMLQRDRSGPQIRDKDNNPNQRKHLPFCAPVVLAQSVENVWTTCRINKQKRHLLEALWLSCGGAGMKVWLPLFPRDHRKPHSFLSRRIMLPFHINIYPLAVLFEDALVLGAVNDTVLYDCLYTQSSAREHLEVLFPFSIVERTSQIYLHHILRQLLVRNLGEQALLLAHSCATLPYFPHVLELMLHEVLEEEATSREPIPDPLLPTVAKFITEFPLFLQTVVHCARKTEYALWNYLFAAVGNPKDLFEECLMAQDLDTAASYLIILQNMEVPAVSRQHATLLFNTALEQGKWDLCRHMIRFLKAIGSGETETPPATPTTQEPSSSGGFEFFRHRSISLSQSAENLHSKFNLTKTLSMPSGPSGKRWSKDSDCAENMYIDMMLWRHARRLLEEIKLKDLGCFAAQLGFELIGWLCKERARAARVEDFVCALKKLHKDFLWPFPVIPASSINSPFKNGKYKTAVGEQLLKSQSADTFVNMEMDTGVSNTPRSRSWLGTISSSQREIDTVSSHGPHMQDAFLSPLLSKGDECSIGSATDLTETSSMVDGDWTMVDENFSSLSLSQSELEQLSLELASKGPHKSQVQLRYLLHIFMEAGCLDWCVVIGLILRESSVINQVFSIMQSSDTDGEVYQNIKTGLDAVDKWASTDCPGYKPFLTIIKPQIQKLNEIVEEQVQPEAFQPVNPSKVPEQVNPRAEESRNSSSHGTNPQSDAGSSSASRHEEDKAKTEDEDSFQESSYDCVVS encoded by the exons AGGAAGCCCACATCTGAAGGGAACCCCACATTACAAGGAAGAACAATGTGCTCCTTCATTAAATCTAGAAATGAAGAAAGTACTGGACTTGCAAGCCTCTATCACAAG CTTGCAGTCCATGTTAGAAGATCTACTTGTGGCTACTGCTGATGGATTTCTCCATCTCATTCACTGGGATGGTATGACCAATGGAAGGAAGGCCATCAACCTTTGTACAGTTCCATTTTCTGTAGATCTGCAGTCTTCTCGAG CAGGTTCACTTTTGGGATTTGAAGATGTTTACATCAGAGATATGGAATACTGTGCCACACTTGATggctttgctgttgtttttaatgATGGCAGAGTTGGTTTCATTACACCGATGTCAAGCAGATTCACTGCTGAG CAGCTCCATGGTGTTTGGGCACAAGATGTAGTTGATGGAACTTGTGTGGCAGTGAATAACAAGTACAGGCTAATGGCGTTTGGATGTGCCAA GTATCAATCTGATGGTGCCAAAAAGGACCCTCTAAAAATCAGTTCCATG accTGGGGATCAGAAGGGTATCATCTCTGGGTTATTGATGGGAATTCTTCAAACATGAAacctgaaagaaatgcaaataatgaAGCCCAACAGTTTGGTATTCTGCAGTTTCAGTTCATCAAGAGTGCGCTCACTGTTAATCCTTGTATG AGTAACCAGGAGCAAGTCCTCCTTCAAGGAGAAGATCGCTTGTATTTGAACTGTGGAGATGCAGCACAGACTCAGAGTCCCAGAAATACTTCGGCACACTCTGAACATAaccacagcagggaaagaggcCCATTTTCAGATGGCAGTTTAGATTCTCAGGGTTTAAGCACTTTACTAGGACACAGGCATTGGCATGTTGTACAG attcATAGTACATATCTAGAGAGCAACTGGCCTATACGG ttttcagcTATTGACAAGCTTGGACAGAATGTAGCTGTTGTTGGCAAGTTTGGTTTTGCACATTATTCTTTACTCACCAAAAAATGGAAGCTGTTTGGAAATATTACCCAG gagcAAACTATGATGGTAACAGGTGGCTTAGCATGGTGGAATGACTTCATTGTTCTTGCATGTTATAATTTAAATGATCACCAGGAAGAG CTGAGAATCTACCTGCGAACATCTAACCTTGACAATGCATTTGCTCACATCACCAAAGTGCAAGCAAACACGTTACTGCTGAGTGTCTTCCGGGACATTGTGATACTGTTCAGAGCAGATTGTTCCATTTGCCTTTACAGTATTGAGAGGAGGTCTGACGG tcttaATCCTACTGCCAGTATCCAAATTCTTCAAGAAGTGTCCATGTCTCGGTACATTCCTCATCCTTTTCTTGTAGTGTCTGTTACGTTGACATCAGTGAGAACAGAGACTGGCATCACCTTGAAGATGCCTCAGCAG GCTTGTGAAGCTGAAAGTATTATGCTTAACTTAGCAGGACAACTCATCATGTTGCAAAGGGATCGATCTGGACCCCAGATACGAGATAAAGATAATAATCCTAATCAAAGAAAGCAT CTGCCCTTTTGTGCTCCAGTTGTCCTAGCCCAGTCTGTTGAAAATGTATGGACTACTTGCAGGATTAACAAACAGAAACGCCACTTACTGGAGGCTCTGTGGCTCAGCTGTGGTGGGGCAGGTATGAAAGTCTGGCTTCCCCTGTTTCCCAGAGATCATCGAAAACCGCATTCCTTTCTATCAAGACGGATCATGCTGCCTTTCCACATCAACATATACCCTCTGGCAGTTTTGTTTGAAGATGCCTTGGTTCTTGGTGCTGTTAATGACACTGTGCTCTATGACTGTTTATACACTCAAAGCAGTGCTAGAGAACACTTAGAggttctctttcctttctccattgTTGAGAGAACCTCTCAGATCTACCTCCATCACATTTTACGCCAGCTCTTGGTTAGGAACCTCGGTGAACAAGCCTTGCTTTTGGCCCACTCCTGTGCCACATTACCATACTTTCCTCATGTACTAGAACTGATGCTTCATGAAGTGCTGGAAGAAGAAGCTACCTCGCGGGAGCCCATTCCCGACCCTCTCCTTCCCACTGTGGCGAAGTTCATTACAGAATTCCCCCTCTTCCTGCAGACAGTTGTTCATTGTGCTAGGAAGACAGAATATGCCCTGTGGAATTacctttttgctgctgttggaaaCCCGAAGGACTTATTTGAAGAGTGCTTAATGGCCCAGGACTTGGACACAGCTGCCTCTTACCTTATTATCCTACAG AATATGGAGGTTCCAGCAGTTAGCAGACAACATGCTACTCTCCTATTTAATACTGCCTTAGAGCAGGGAAAGTGGGATCTCTGTCGTCATATGATTCGATTTCTTAAAGCCATTGGCTCTGGAGAGACAGAAACACCCCCAGCTACACCAACAACTCAG gaaCCTAGTTCAAGTGGTGGCTTTGAATTCTTCAGGCATCGCAGCATTAGTTTGTCCCAATCAGCAGAGAATCTCCATAGCAAATTTAATTTGACAAAAACACTGAGTATGCCCTCTGGCCCATCTGGAAAAAG GTGGAGTAAAGACAGTGACTGTGCTGAGAACATGTACATTGACATGATGCTCTGGCGGCATGCTCGGCGTCTGCTGGAGGAAATCAAGCTGAAAGACCTTGGCTGCTttgctgcacagctgggcttTGAGCTGATCGGCTGGTTGTGCAAGGAGCGAGCCAGAGCTGCCCGCGTGGAGGATTTTGTGTGTGCTTTGAAAAAGCTACACAAGGATTTCCTCTGGCCATTTCCAGTTATACCAGCTTCATCTATTAATTCACCTTTCAAGAATGGAAAGTACAAGACAG cTGTGGGGGAACAACTACTAAAATCTCAGTCTGCAGACACCTTTGTAAACATGGAAATGGACACAGGGGTTTCAAACACACCTCGCAGTCGCAGCTGGCTCGGTACTATCAGCTCTTCTCAGAGAGAGATTGATACTGTTTCATCCCATGGGCCACACATGCAAGATGCattcctttctcctttgctAAGTAAAG GTGATGAATGCAGCATTGGTTCAGCAACGGACCTGACTGAAACAAGTTCTATGGTGGATGGAGACTGGACAATGGTGGATGAAAACTTCTCCAGTCTAAGTTTAAGTCAGTCAGAGCTTGAGCAGCTCTCTCTAGAGCTGGCCAGTAAAGGGCCACACAAGTCACAGGTGCAGCTGCG GTACTTGCTACATATCTTCATGGAAGCAGGATGTCTGGATTGGTGTGTTGTCATAGGCCTTATTCTCAGAGAATCTTCAGTTATCAACCAGGTTTTCAGTATCATGCAGTCCTCTGATACTGATGGAGAAGTCTATCAGAATATCAAGACTGGCCTGGATGCTGTTGACAAGTGGGCTTCTACAGATTG CCCTGGGTATAAGCCATTTCTAACTATCATCAAACCACAAATCCAGAAACTAAATGAAATAGTAGAAGAGCAAGTACAACCTGAAGCGTTTCAGCCAGTGAATCCTTCTAAGGTTCCCGAACAAGTGAACCCAAGAGCTGAGGAAAGCAGGAATTCATCTAGCCATGGCACTAATCCTCAGAGcgatgctggcagcagcagtgcaagcAGACATGAAGAGGACAAGGCTAAGACAGAGGATGAAGATTCATTCCAAGAAAGCAGTTATGACTGTGTTGTGTCTTAA